CAGAGCGGCAGGGTGACGGACGTTCCCTACGATCCCGCACTGCCCGTGCATACGGCGTGGGATCTGGGCATGTCCGATTCCACGTCCATCTGGTTCATGCAGGCGCGGCCCGGCGGCTCGTTCGTCCTGATCGACTACTACGAGGCGCACGGGCAGGGGCTGGAGCATTACGCCAAGGTGCTGGACGACAAGGGCTACAAGTACGGCCAGCACATCGCGCCGCATGACATCCGCGTACGCGAGCTCGGCACGGGCAAGTCCCGGCTGGAAACGGCCCGGTCTCTGGGCATCCGGTTCGACATCTGCCCGAACATTCCGGTGCAGGACGGCATCAATGCGATCCGGACCGCCTTGCCCCGGTGCTGGTTCGATCACACCCGATGCAAGCACGGCGTGGACGCGCTTCGGCAGTATCAGCGCGAGTGGAACGACAAGACCCGGAGCTTTCACGATCATCCACTGCACGACTGGACCAGCCATGCCGTGGACGCGTTCCGGTACCTGTGCGTGGGCTTCAGGCCGCAGTCCGGCGACCAGCGCGGTTTTCGTCCGAATCGGAGGAAGGGAAGATAGATGGCACTCAAACCCATTGATACGCGTACCGCGCTCGGCTTCGTGGAGGAGGCGCAGACCGCTTCCCGGGATTGGCGGGCCGAGTCGTGGCGGGATCAGGAGATGTATGACGGAGCGCAGTGGTCCGCACGGGACCGGGAGAATGCCGTGGATCAGGGGCTTGATCCGCTCGTGATCAACCGGACCTTTCCTGCCGTGAACCTCGTGCTCGGCTCTCAGGCCGTGAATCGGCTGGACATCGTGGCCAAGGCCCGCACGCACAAGGACGGGCAGATGGCCGAGATCATGTCCGAGGGCATCCAGTTCGTGCTGGACCAGAATCAGGGACAGTTTCTCATTTCCGAGGCGTTCCGCAATGCCACGATTCCCGGGATCGGCTGGCTGTATGTCGGCCTGAACCCGGACCCGCGCAAGGAGCGCATCAAGCTGGATACGCGCGACTGGAAGGAAATCTGGTGGGACCCGTTCGCATCACCGTGGCTGGACCCGGACAAATGCCGCTACGTGTTCCATCAGCGGTGGATGGATTTGGAGGAGCTGATCGGCTGGTTCCCGGAGCAGGAAAAGGCCATACGCGAGACGTACAGGGGCTTGAACCATCAGGACGCGGAATATCTGGGCAGCATCTACGGCGACGAGGCCGACAACGTGGAGCAGCTCAAGCGCGTGCTCGGCTCCACACGCTGGACCGATCCGGAGCGCAAGCGGGTGCGGCCCGTGGAACTCTGGTATCCGGTCATGGAAAAGGGACTGTTCGCGCTCATGCCGGACGGCCAGTGCATCGAGATCAGGCGGGACTGCGATCCGGCCCTGATCTACCAGCTCGTGCATCAGGCTTCCGAAGTGGTTTCCGCGCAGGTCCGCAAGATGCGCGTCATGACATTTCTGGGGCGTCAGGTGTTGCAGCACATGGCCTCGCCCTTTGGGCACGATGAATATCCCTTCGTGCCGTTCATCGGCTATCTGGATCGTTTCCAGTTTCCCTTCGGCCTGCCCCGCCAGATTCGCGGACAGGACGAGGAAGTGAACAAGCGCCGGGCCATGGCTCTGGCGCAGTTGCAGCGGCGGAGGATCATCATCGAGGAAGGCGCGGCGGACGACTTGCAGACCGTGTACGACGAAGTGAATTCCATGGACGGCATGGTTGTGCTCAAGGAAGGCGGCATTGCCAAGGCCCAGATTCTCGAAGGCCGTGACCTGGCTCCGGCCCAGATGGACCTTCTGTACGCCTCGGAGCGGGAGATTCAGCAGGTATCCGGCGCAAACGACGAGTCCCTCGGGTACAAGTCCAACGCCACCTCGGGTCGGGCTCTGGAACAGCGGCAGCGGCAGGGAGCAACCGTGCTGGCCTCGGTGTTCGACAATCAGCGGCGCAGCCTCAACCGATTGGGAACGCTGGTCAGTGCGGAGATTCAGGACAAGTGGAAAGGCCCCAAGGTGTTGCGCATCACGGACCGGATCACGAATCAGGAGCGGTTCGTGGAGGTCAACGAGACCGTGCCGCGTGGTGACGGCGGGTTCGAGGTCCGCAACGACATCACGCAGGGTCGCTACGACATCGTGATTTCCGATGCGCCGCAGAGCGATACGGTCCGGGAAAAGAATCTGGACCTCATCATCGAGTGGATCAAGCAGTCTCCGCCGGAAGTGATTCCGCACCTCATGTCTCTGGCCCTTGAGCTTTCCAACCTGCCGAACAAGGACAATCTGCTCATGCGGCTGCGGCCTCTGCTTGGCGGAATGCCGGGCGAGGAGGACATGACTCCGGAGGAGCTCAGGCAGGCCCTCATGGAACGCATGGAATCGGAAAAGGCCGAGGCGCAGGCCATGGCCGAGCTCAAGCAGCGCATGGAGGCTCTGGAGATTCAGGCCAAGGAGCTGGAGAACGACAAGCTGCGGGCCGAGATTCTTGCCACCAAGGCCAAGGCCAGAAGCGAGATGCGCAAGGCAGGACGTGAGGATTTTCAGGTACAGCACAAGGCGGAAGTCGACAGGAGCAGGGCGGAACGCGAGGCCCTTCAGGCTCGGCAGAAGGCGGAAACCGAGCAGCGCAAGGCCGAAGCCTCGGCAGCTCAGGGAGTGATGCGGATATGAGCAGACAAAACGTGCGGGATTGGGGCGCAATGAGCCCGGCACAGGAACAGGCGTTCGAACGCAGGGCCGAGAAGCATTTTCGTGGTCAGCGGGAGTTGCGCAACGGTCGCAATTTCCGGTTCTGGAATCGGACCGAGACCGAGGAGGACCGCAGGCGGTTCCGGTCGAACTATGACGCTGTGAGGTGGGATCGGGCATGAGCATTTCCCCGGAAAGCAGGATGATCATCCGCGCGCTTCTGCGTGGACTCAAGCTGATTGTATCGCTTCTGGAAAAGATCGAGCGAGGGGAAGCCGTGTAGTCGGACTTCCCCGGATTCGTCCGGATTTCGCTGAACGCCGCGCCGCATGACGGCCCCGCGTTGCAGCAAGGCCAACCGCGCCAGTCATGGCCCCGTTGCATGGACTCGAAGGAGTCCGGCTTCGGGGCTTTTGTTTTTTCCATCGCTGTCGGCGGGCGTTATCGCCGAGCACTCACATTCCGGGGGCGGTCCCCGTCATCAACCGAAACCGCGCCTTTCTCGGGCGGAAAAGGAGAACGAGATGAAAGTGGAGATGAACGGTGAAGCAGGCAGCACGGCTTCCCGGCCTCAGTCGGAAGGAAGCGGGGTGGAACAGCCCGGGTCATCCATGGAACCTGTTGCGGGCGAATCGCAGCAGCAGGAATCCGGCGCGGCCGAGGAAGGCGGCTGGTGGGAGAAAGGGCCGAGCGAGGATGCCCTGCGTGGTGAAAGTGAAGAGCCTGTCAGGAAGGACCCCGAGACTCCGGGGACGCAGCAGTCGGACCCGTCCCGTCCGTCAGGAGAAGGGGAGCAGGAAAGGCCGAAAGGCAGTGACAGGCCGGAACAGGGCGATGCGCCTTCCGAAAAGGCCAAGCCCGAAGCCGGAGACAGTGAACCCGACCCGGCGGACGAACCGCAGGAGGGCGACAGGCAGGGCGCGGATCAGGAAAGGATGGTGCCGCTCAAGGCCCTGCACGCGGAACGCGCCCGGCGCAAGGAGCTTCAGGAACGTCTGGCCGATGCCGAGACCCGTCTCAAGGCCCGTCAGGTCAAGCCTGCCGGAACCGATGAGCCGAAGAAGGCAGCGGACATACCCGACGATCTGAAGCCTGTGGTCGAGGATTTCCAGCGAAAGAACCCCGAGTACGCACACCTTGCCGTGGAGGATTCCCCGGACGGCGCGCGCATTCGTCGTCGGCTGGTGGACTACGACCCTGATCTGGCTCTGGATTGCGCCATGGCCATTCAGGCCGACAGGCAGCTTCGGGAACAGGTCTCGACCTCGCAGCAGCGGCATGAAGGGGAATACCTGAACGCCTGCATTCGCGAACTCAACGGATTGTTCCCGGAAGGCTCGGCAGGGGGCGAAACCGCGTCCAAGGCCGTGGCCTATGCCGGAGAGTGCGGACTGGACAGCGAGACAGTCGGTCTGCTCACCAGCCCGTCAACCATCATCATTGACCCGGAATCGGGCAAGCAGGTTCATCTCGGACGAAAAGCGGTGGAGGTCGCGGGGTTCCTCAAGGATGCCTACGACCTCAGCTGCTCCACCAATCCCGAGGCCGTCAGGAAGTCCATTGCGGACTCGCTGCGGGCCGAGATCACGGCGGAGCTTGCGGAAAAAATGAGGGGGAACTCGCCCGGAAACATCCTTCCGGGGCTTGGGAGACGGTCCGGGAGGCGGGGAAAGGCCGCAGTCCGGCGGACCGCTTTCCGAAGCCGAGTTCGCCAAACTTTCACCTGCGGATCAGGAACGTCTGCTTCGCGGGGAATAAGAGGAGCTAGATCATGGCTGATACCGAATTTGGCGTGAACCATCCGCTGGCAGTCCAGCGTTGGAGCACCAGCCTTGGCGTGGAAGCGGCCAAGAGCCAGTACTTCTCCAAGTTCATGGGCATGGGCGACGATGCCCTGATCAAGGTGAAGACCGAGCTGGAAAAGAACGCGGGCGACAAGATCACCGTGGGGCTGCGCGGCAAGCTGTCCGGGGATGGCGCCGAAGGTGACGAGAAGATCGAAGGCACGGATGCCGAGGAAGCCCTGAACTTCTTCGACGACTTCCTGTTCATCGACCAGCGCCGCAAGGGAACCCGTTCCAAGGGCAAGATGAGCGATCAGCGCGTGCCGTACAACCTGCGCAAGCAGGGCCGTGATGCGCTCTCCACGTGGTTCGCGGAAGACTTCGACGAAATGATCATGATGTATCTGGCCGGAGCGCGCGGAATCAACGCGGATTTCCATGTGCGTCCGGACTGGACCGGACGTGCTGGCAACGCCTTGCAGGTCCCGGACAAGGCGCATCTGATCTACGGCGGCGATGCCTCGGGCAAGGCCGATGTCACGGCGGACGACGTGATGGGCCTCATGCTCGTGGAGCGTCTGGTGGCTCTGGCCGAAACCCTTGATCCCATGATGCTGCCGTTCGTGGTGGAGGGCGAGAAGAAGCATGTGCTGCTCATGCACACCTATCAGGCCTACGCCATGCGCACGGCCACTTCCGAGAACGACTGGCTGGCCATTCAGAAGGCAGCCGGAGCTCGCGGGGACAAGAACCTCGTGTACCGGAACGCCATGGGCGAATACGCGGACGTGGTGCTGCACAAGCACCGCAACGTGATTCGTTTCGCGGACTACGGTTCCGGCGGTGACGTGGCTGCGGCCCGCGCCCTGTTTCTCGGGGCTCAGGCGGGCATGATCGCCTACGGCGGCTCGACCAAGGCCAACCGCTTCTCCTGGAACGAGGAAACCGACGACCGCGGCAACAAGCTCGCCATCACTGCGGGCTGCATCTACGGCAGCAAGAAGTCCCGGTACAACGGGAAGGATTTCGGCGTGGTGGCCGTGGACACCGCCTGCCACAACCCGAACGTGCAGGCTGCATAGCCTGTGATTGAACCGCCCGGGCCGGAGGGAGGGACTTCCGGCCCGGGCTTGAGAGGAATCCCAATGGATATGCTTTTGCACTACCGGAAGGAGCGGAATCTGGAACTGACCATGCCGTGGCTCACGCGGCCGTATGCGTTTGGCAGGGAGAACGGCTTCACCTGTGCCGTGGATCAGGACGACGCGCCCCGGCTGCTGCGGGAAAACCCGCTCATGTTCAGCGAGGGCCAAGCCTGTGAACCGGATGTGCCCATGCCGGGGACGAGCACGTTGCCCGCATCCATCAAGGTGGAGTTTCAGGGCCGGACAATCGACGTGCCTGTGGAGGAACTGGCGGAATACGCCTTCCGGTCCAGCGGTCTGTCCCGTGACGAATGGAACTGCATGGACGAGGCGGAGCGCAACAGCCTGATTCTGGATGCTGCCGAAGTGCATGTGCCGGAGATTCTGGCTCGGCAGGAGGAATCCGAGGCCCCGAAGTCCGAATCGGTTCCGGCAAACACCCTGATTCTGCCCGAGGGATGCGTTTCCCTGAATGACGGAATTGCCAAGGTGCAGGCCATGGACGGTGCGCAGTGCGACGAATACGCCGCCGTGCTCGGCATGGAGGCGTTCAAGGCTCGAACGCCTGTCGCGCCCAAGCGCAAGGCCATCATCAGGCAGATGCAGGCCATGACGGCCCGATAAGAGGGAGGAGCCTTGTGCAAGCGAAACAGATCATCAAGCCGGTTCTGGATGCCCTGAACGAGGATATTGCCGATCCGGTGCGCTGGACTCGTGAGGACCTGCTCGAATTCGTCACGGACGGCATGTACCAGATCGTGCTTCTGCGTCCGGACGCCAATGCCGTGGTCGAAGCCGTGCCTCTGGCTGGCGGGTCCAAGCAGACCTTGCCCGCGCGGGGGACGCAGCTTCTCGGCGTGGTCCGCAACATGGGCGCGGACGGCAGGACTCCGGGGCGGGCCGTGTCCCTTGTGGAACGCCCTGCGCTCGATGCCGTAAGCCGAATGTGGCACATGGACGCGCCATGCAGCGAGATCGACCACTATGCCTACAACGAGAAGGTTCCCACCGTGTTCTGGGTCTGTCCGGTGCCGGAAGAGGGCGTCTGGGTGGAACTGGAATACGGGGTGGTGCCTTCGGCCCTGACCGGATTGGATGACGAGACGGATTTGGGCGACATCTGGAAGGGACCGCTCATGGATTACGTGTTTCACCGCTGCTACGGCGTGAACGCGTCTTCTCCTGCCGATCTCATGAAATCCAAGGAATACCTTTCCCGCTTCTACCTGTCCCTTGGCGAGGAAGCCAAGGCGCGACTGGTGTTCAACCCGAATGCGGAACAGGGGAGCGCGTCATGAGCATGCCCTTTGTCGGCTGGCGGGAATTCCTTCCCCTGATTCAGCTCAAGGTGCCCAAGTGTCCGGTCCCGGTCATTGTGCAGGCCGTGCGGGGCGCGGCGCGGAAGTTCTGTTCCCGGACGCGGCTTTGGACGCATCGGTCCGAGGCTACGGACATATTGGCCGGACACGCGGATTACGCCTGCGCCGTGCAGGATCGGAACGCCGAGACCTGCGCCGTGCTCAAGGTCGAGATCAGGGGCCAGCCTCTGGAATCCGTGAATGCCGAGCAGTGGCGGGGGCTGGACCCGACCCGTTCGGCGGAACTGCCCGGGAAGTACATGGTCACGGAACCCGGCATGGTTCACCTCTGGCCGATTCCCTCGCAGGACATGTCCGGAGCCATGACCGTGGAAGTGGCCCTGACTCCGACCCTGACCAGTGACAAGGCACCGTCCTTTCTGCTGTCGGCGCATGATCGGACCATTGCCGCCGAAGCACTCAAGGACCTGATGCTGATCCCGAACCAGCCATGGACCGATCTGCAGATCGGCATGGCGCACGGTCAGGATTTCATCCGGCAGGAGAACCGCGCCAGAATAGCCGCGTCCAGAGGC
Above is a window of Pseudodesulfovibrio tunisiensis DNA encoding:
- a CDS encoding N4-gp56 family major capsid protein, with amino-acid sequence MADTEFGVNHPLAVQRWSTSLGVEAAKSQYFSKFMGMGDDALIKVKTELEKNAGDKITVGLRGKLSGDGAEGDEKIEGTDAEEALNFFDDFLFIDQRRKGTRSKGKMSDQRVPYNLRKQGRDALSTWFAEDFDEMIMMYLAGARGINADFHVRPDWTGRAGNALQVPDKAHLIYGGDASGKADVTADDVMGLMLVERLVALAETLDPMMLPFVVEGEKKHVLLMHTYQAYAMRTATSENDWLAIQKAAGARGDKNLVYRNAMGEYADVVLHKHRNVIRFADYGSGGDVAAARALFLGAQAGMIAYGGSTKANRFSWNEETDDRGNKLAITAGCIYGSKKSRYNGKDFGVVAVDTACHNPNVQAA
- a CDS encoding DUF6682 family protein, whose protein sequence is MQAKQIIKPVLDALNEDIADPVRWTREDLLEFVTDGMYQIVLLRPDANAVVEAVPLAGGSKQTLPARGTQLLGVVRNMGADGRTPGRAVSLVERPALDAVSRMWHMDAPCSEIDHYAYNEKVPTVFWVCPVPEEGVWVELEYGVVPSALTGLDDETDLGDIWKGPLMDYVFHRCYGVNASSPADLMKSKEYLSRFYLSLGEEAKARLVFNPNAEQGSAS